The DNA region TGTGTTTCAAACTTCATCAGCTCCGCAAATGCCTTATTATATTTAGAGGAGAGGAGTTCTGTTTCAGTGTAATGAAATTTTTCAAGGTCCTCAGTCGGGAGATAAATACGTCCCCTCTCAGCGTCAGACTTAATATCCCTGAGTATATTGGTAAGCTGCATTGCTATGCCAAGGTCAACGGCATAACCCATAGTCTCTGCATTCTTATACCCAAAGACCTCCGCACAGATCAGTCCGACAATGGATGCCACCCTGTAGCAATACTTATGCAATTCCTCAAATGTATTGTATCTGTTAATTGCAAGGTCCATTTCCACCCCCTTGATGAGTTCAAGAAAATATTTTTGCGGGATACCGTATTTGTCAATATATGTCTTAAGTTCAACAGTTACCGGGTGAGAGGGTATTCCGTTATAAAGATTGATTATCTCTGCCGTCCACCTCTTAAGAGACTCTGATGCCTCTGGCCTGCTGCCTGAATTATCTGCAACATCATCCAGACAGCGGCACAATGCGTATATTGAGTAGAGCGCCCTTCTTTTCTCAGAAGGGAGGAAAAAGAAAGAGTAATAGAAATTCGAGTTGCTCTCTTTTGTAATCCTGTAGCCTACTCCTGATTTTATTTGATTATTTTGCAAAGCTTAGTGTCCTGTAGTCAGAGCACGTAATAATATATTTATTTTATCAAACGTTGTTATCACCGGTCTCTTTGTAAAGATGTCATATCCATTGTGCTCTATTTTCTCAAGTATTTTCATACCGCCTGACCAGATAGACTGCAATTCGATAGAAAGACCTTTTCTGACACTGGTACAGAGAGGGCGGCCCATATTGAAAAGATCTCTTGTAAATTCTATTTCACTGGATAAAAGAGCTCTGAATGAATCGTTTAATGTGTGAGATTTAAGCTCATTAACCGTATAGCCAAACCTCTTCATATCTTCCAATGGAATATATACCCTGTCTTTCTTAAGATCTATCGCGATATCCTGCCAGAAATTAGTAAGCTGGAGGGCAGTGCATATGAAGTCAGACAACCTGTGCAATTCAGGATCTCTGTATTCAAAAAGTGAGAGGATAATCCGCCCCACGGGATTAGCAGAATAGCGGCAGTAATTAAGGACATCTGACATTGACAGGTACCGCTTATTAACGGTGTCCATCTTGAAGGCAGTAATAAGGTCTCTAAGCAAGGAGTCCGGGATATGGAATCTTTCTATAGCCTCTTTAATAGAAATAAACACGGGATGATTAGGATTACCGGTTACGCATTCATCAAGCCTCTTTTCCCAGTCAGCCAGGAGTAATTCGCGCTCATCATCTCCGTATCCGGCTTCATCGGCAAAATCATCAGCAGTTCTGGCAAAGGCATAAATTGCGTGCACATATTTCCTTTTATTCCTTGGTATAAGCCATGAACCCACGGGAAAGTTTTCATAATGTTCTAAGGCTACCTTACTGCAGTAATTGAATGCATTAGACGCCTCTGACATCCGGCCCCCAAATATATTTGTGCAGTTGCAATTGCAGACGGACCCCCAGATTGTCATTAATTATCCACGCTGCAAGCTGCTTAGGGTCAAGACTACTGAAGACAGGTGATATCAGTACATTGCATATATCTGTAAGACGGCATGAGTCAATAACAGATTTTGCCCAAACATAGTCATTATTATCTGCAACAATGAACTTTATCTCATCATTGGAGGAGATAAAATTCAGGTTATCCCACATAATATTGTCGGCCATGCCGCTTCCCGGACACTTAATGTCTAATATCTTTATTACATCCGGATGTAGTTGAGACACATCCATACTCCCGTTTGTCTCAACAAAGACTTTATAACCATTTTTTACGAGATTTTCTGCCAGTAGGGGCGCCTCTTCCTGCAATAGTGGTTCGCCGCCTGTGATGACAACATTTCTGCAATCATATTTGTCAAGGATTCGTACTATCTCGTCAATAGAATAGTCTTCTCCCTCATTGTACGCATAGGTTGTGTCACACCACCTGCACCTGAGATTGCAGCCTGTAGTCCTGACAAACAAAACCTGGATACCAGCGTATGACGTTTCGCCCTGAATACTTTTAAATATCTCACATACCTTCATAAGGCGTTTGTATCAGATAATAGTATTTCAAGTCAAGGTAATAAAAATAATGAGGTGATGTAATAACGACACACCTGTAAGGTTGACATTGCAAATATAATACACCATCAGGATGTCACTTGAATACCATAACCATTTGATTACATTGATATATCTGTGTTGGTACCAAGTGGCATAAATTTTGCTCTAATACAGTTAATCATGCGTTACCAAAGGACCATCAAAAATAGTGTTGAATGTAATGGAATAGGATTGCATTCGGGTGTTAAAGTATGCATGAGATTGCATCCTGCCCCGCCTGATACAGGAATCATATTTATCAGGAGTGATAAAAATGTGCGGATTGAAGCAACGGCTGACAAGGTAGTTTCAACTGAGTCCTCATCTACCCTCGGCATAAATGGTTATAACGTAGGGACAGTAGAACACCTCCTGGCTGCTGCAGCAGGTCTTAACATTGATAATATGCTTGTAGAGTTAAATGCCCCTGAAGTTCCAATTATGGATGGGAGTTCATCCCCATTAGTAGAACTTATTCTAAATAGCGGTATAGTTCAACAGGACAAGATCAGGACCCACATCAGGATTCTTGATACTATTGAGATAATAAGTGGAAACGGGTATATAAAAATAGAACCGTCACCTTTCCCTGTCATTACGTACCTGATGGATTTTGATCACCCGTTACTCAGGAAACAGGAGTTTTTATATCATCCTTCCATAGATGGTTTTATAAGTGAAATAGCGCCAGCCCGTACCTTTGCCTTTCAAAGGGATCTCCTGACCCTTAAGAAAAAAGGGCTGGGTAAGGGAGGATCACTTGAGAACGCTATCATTCTTGGTGAGCATGACATATTAAATAAAGAGGGTTTGAGATTTAAAGATGAGTTTATACGCCACAAGATACTTGATCTTATTGGTGATTTATCCCTTCTTTCAAGGTCATTTATCGGACATGTGACCGCCTGCCGTACCGGCCATACACTAAATACACGACTTGCCGCTGCCATACTTGCCAGCAATGAGAAATGGATTGAGGTAGGACACCGGGAAGTTGACGTTAATTGACTATATTATAATAAATCTTCATAGCAAAATAATTAGAAAAAGATGGGGGGCTTTAAATATGTTTAAAGCCCCCATTTATTGATATAATTGAACAAAAATATTATTTCTTTTTGCTTGCCGTTTTCTTTGCTGCTGGTTTCTTTGCTGCTGGTTTCTTTGCTGCCGGCTTTTTTGCTGCTGCCTTCTTTTTAGCCGGAGCCTTTTTCTTTGCTGTTGCCAATGAATATCACCTCCTTTCGTGACCCTGTGTCTCTTCTCCTGAGAGGCTATACGTGTTAGGAGAAACTCTCAGAAACCTCTTATCCCTGTTTAAAGATATTGACACAGACGTTATCGGTGTTTTACTCCTTATTTTTACCCCGCCTTCGAGTAGGCGCAGGTATATTTCCTTTGCATGAAGGGCCCTTCCTTCTTCCTTCAATAGGATATATGTGGCCTGGGGTATGCTGAGGCCAGAAAATTTGAATTGGTTTAATAACAGGTCTTTCGTCTCTTCAGACTGTTTTGATGAATTTTTTTCACTGTCTTCCGGCTGGGCCTGCTGTGATGCGCGGGACTTATTTCTTTCTACCTTATAAAGTGTTTCTGCTAATTCCAAGTATCTTTTTCCGGTTTTAATCTCATCATCCAGACGGTCACGTTTTTTCTGCAACTCTATCAGCCTGTTGCGATACATCATTATTCGCTGTTCGAGACCACCAAGGATATCTTCTAATTCTTCAATCAAACTTCCATCTTTAAGCATACAATCATACTATACACGCTATAAAGAAGATTTGTCAAGAAATATTTAATACAAGGAATCTTGCTTGTATAGATACATAGAGATTTGTATGAATATCTGTATTGTTGAATGAATATAGCTATTGAAGTCATAGAAATATTTTCTGGATTGCATTGCATGCGGGGTAGCTTAACTATATGGAAGATAAGAAATATTATACATCCTGGCAAAGAAACTCATTTACATATGTATCAACTACTGGGAGTTTCTTTTCCGTTATAGCATTGGATATAAAATAATCCTTTCCGCATCTTCTAAGAGATATCTCGTTCCTTGAAACCATGTAGTCAATTGCAAGGAATATAAGGTTGTATGAAGTATCCAGGTTTTGTTCTAATTCAAAAAGGGTAATACTGCCGTTTTTGTCTATCAGGTTTTTGATCTGCCTTGATACATTGCTGAGAGGTTCTTTCATAATATTCTCCTTTTACTATATTAATGGGCTTGTGTTTTGGTTAAATATATATACAAACGGCATACCAGATAGAATACTTGAGCATAATTTTTATTTCTTTATGTTATCAATTAGTTACGAGAAGTGTTTTTACGATACGATTTAAGTTTCAATAATTTATAGCCAATTTCATGACGATAGCCGTCAACATACTCCTGCTTAATCAGCATAAGTTATGATTATAATATTTTGTAAAGACCGTCTCCTTCAAGGGAAGGGTATATATTGGTAGTGCTATTGATAAATCTCTTGACCGGTCAGACAAGTTATGTTAATAATACGGCAAAATTGAGGGCGATTGGCTCAGTGGTAGAGCGCTTCCTTCACACGGAAGAGGTCACAGGTTCGATACCTGTATCGCCCACCAATGAAATCAATTGGTTACGATCCCGTTACACATCAGCATTCTTCTATATTGTGTTAATTTCTTGATAATCGTTGTATATTCTATCTCTAACAAATTTACGCGTGAAGGGGGTCATGATTAATAATCAAAAAGAATTGACGCAATATGATCTGGACAGATATAACCGGCAAATGATGATCAATGGATGGGGCGCTGAAGGACAGAAAAGGCTTAAAAACTCTAAAGTAGTAGTATTGGGGGCCGGTGGGCTGGGATGTCCTGCTTCAATATACCTTGCTGTGGGCGGCATCGGATATCTAACAATTATTGACATGCAAAAACCGGAACTGACTAATTTGAATCGTCAGGTATTACATTGGGAGGAGGACATAAAAGGTAACGGTAAATACAAGGCCATCTCTGCGAAAGAAAAAATAGAACAGATGAATTCAGATATACTTGTTGAGAGTGTTGTAGCCGAAATTAACGAAGAAAATATATATGACATGATAAAAGGGGCAGACGTTGTAATTGATGCAATGGATAATTTCCGCATCAGGTACCTTATTAACAAGGCCTGTGTACATTACCAGATTCCTTTTGTCCACGCTGGGATTTATGGACTTGCGGGACAACTGACTACGATAGCGCCTGGCAAGGGTCCCTGTTTAAAATGTATATTCCCAACACCTCCTGTCGAACAAAAGATATTTCCTGTACTTGGTACAACTCCGGCTATGTTTGCAACCCTTCAGGCTATGGAGGCGTTCAAACTTATTCTTGGAATAGGTACCCCATTAACCGGAGGGCTGCTGATATTCGATGGAGAAAGCATGTCTTTTGACATTATTAAGATAAATAGAAGAGAGAATTGTGACGAGTGTTCACTCCTTTACACAACAAATGCAGGGTAATCTTCTCCCAAACTCACAGGAGGACCTGACCATGTCCGGCATCTCAACCAACACTGTCCGTCTTCACCGCGTGCTTGGCGCGCCGCCCGAACGTGTCTACAGGGCATTTCTCGATCCTGACGCGATGTCTAAGTGGCTTCCCCCGCATGGCTTCACCGCTAAGGTTCATCACATGGAAGCGCGCCCCGGTGGCGGCTATCGAATGTCATTCACGAACTTCAGTACAGGCAAGAGCCAATCTTTCAGCGGCAAGTATGCCGAACTTACTCCGCATGAGCATATCAGATACACCGACCAGTTTGATGACCCCAACATGCCCGGACTGATGCATGTCACGATATCGCTAAAGAAGGTCGCCTGCGGAACAGAGCTGACGATAGTTCAGGAAGGGCTCCCGGCAGCAATTCCAGTCGAGTATTGCTACCTTGGATGGCAGGAATCCTTGTCGCAGCTGGCACATTTGGTGGAACCGGAAATTCCGGATGGCGCATAGCCG from Nitrospirota bacterium includes:
- the hpnD gene encoding presqualene diphosphate synthase HpnD, yielding MQNNQIKSGVGYRITKESNSNFYYSFFFLPSEKRRALYSIYALCRCLDDVADNSGSRPEASESLKRWTAEIINLYNGIPSHPVTVELKTYIDKYGIPQKYFLELIKGVEMDLAINRYNTFEELHKYCYRVASIVGLICAEVFGYKNAETMGYAVDLGIAMQLTNILRDIKSDAERGRIYLPTEDLEKFHYTETELLSSKYNKAFAELMKFETQRARDLYIRAEKTLPREDRKAMVAGEIMRAIYSRILDKIEASNYNVYDNPPKLSKLQKIYIAISTWINIRL
- the hpnC gene encoding squalene synthase HpnC, with translation MSEASNAFNYCSKVALEHYENFPVGSWLIPRNKRKYVHAIYAFARTADDFADEAGYGDDERELLLADWEKRLDECVTGNPNHPVFISIKEAIERFHIPDSLLRDLITAFKMDTVNKRYLSMSDVLNYCRYSANPVGRIILSLFEYRDPELHRLSDFICTALQLTNFWQDIAIDLKKDRVYIPLEDMKRFGYTVNELKSHTLNDSFRALLSSEIEFTRDLFNMGRPLCTSVRKGLSIELQSIWSGGMKILEKIEHNGYDIFTKRPVITTFDKINILLRALTTGH
- a CDS encoding radical SAM protein gives rise to the protein MKVCEIFKSIQGETSYAGIQVLFVRTTGCNLRCRWCDTTYAYNEGEDYSIDEIVRILDKYDCRNVVITGGEPLLQEEAPLLAENLVKNGYKVFVETNGSMDVSQLHPDVIKILDIKCPGSGMADNIMWDNLNFISSNDEIKFIVADNNDYVWAKSVIDSCRLTDICNVLISPVFSSLDPKQLAAWIINDNLGVRLQLQLHKYIWGPDVRGV
- the lpxC gene encoding UDP-3-O-[3-hydroxymyristoyl] N-acetylglucosamine deacetylase, coding for MRYQRTIKNSVECNGIGLHSGVKVCMRLHPAPPDTGIIFIRSDKNVRIEATADKVVSTESSSTLGINGYNVGTVEHLLAAAAGLNIDNMLVELNAPEVPIMDGSSSPLVELILNSGIVQQDKIRTHIRILDTIEIISGNGYIKIEPSPFPVITYLMDFDHPLLRKQEFLYHPSIDGFISEIAPARTFAFQRDLLTLKKKGLGKGGSLENAIILGEHDILNKEGLRFKDEFIRHKILDLIGDLSLLSRSFIGHVTACRTGHTLNTRLAAAILASNEKWIEVGHREVDVN
- a CDS encoding winged helix-turn-helix domain-containing protein: MLKDGSLIEELEDILGGLEQRIMMYRNRLIELQKKRDRLDDEIKTGKRYLELAETLYKVERNKSRASQQAQPEDSEKNSSKQSEETKDLLLNQFKFSGLSIPQATYILLKEEGRALHAKEIYLRLLEGGVKIRSKTPITSVSISLNRDKRFLRVSPNTYSLSGEETQGHERR
- a CDS encoding HesA/MoeB/ThiF family protein; translated protein: MINNQKELTQYDLDRYNRQMMINGWGAEGQKRLKNSKVVVLGAGGLGCPASIYLAVGGIGYLTIIDMQKPELTNLNRQVLHWEEDIKGNGKYKAISAKEKIEQMNSDILVESVVAEINEENIYDMIKGADVVIDAMDNFRIRYLINKACVHYQIPFVHAGIYGLAGQLTTIAPGKGPCLKCIFPTPPVEQKIFPVLGTTPAMFATLQAMEAFKLILGIGTPLTGGLLIFDGESMSFDIIKINRRENCDECSLLYTTNAG
- a CDS encoding SRPBCC family protein, yielding MSTNTVRLHRVLGAPPERVYRAFLDPDAMSKWLPPHGFTAKVHHMEARPGGGYRMSFTNFSTGKSQSFSGKYAELTPHEHIRYTDQFDDPNMPGLMHVTISLKKVACGTELTIVQEGLPAAIPVEYCYLGWQESLSQLAHLVEPEIPDGA